One Nesterenkonia populi DNA window includes the following coding sequences:
- a CDS encoding MFS transporter produces the protein MTQPAAAPDRRVLAALMLPMFASLLSISSVMVALPAIEAGLGASSSDLQWVLSGYALAFGVGMVPAGRAGDLWGRRRMFLIGAGLFGLASLGAALAPTPTVLNLMRFAMGFGSSLLVPQVIGMIQRLFTGSARGRAYGMMSTVIGLGLALGPLIAGVLLELGEDRFAWRLVMAVNVPVVAVALVLAYLWLPVPKDDITPPEPGQPRGLARLDPLGAVLLTTAILLILLPVIQFQNLVGAALAVAGLVLLGLWVLWERSLGRRSPGAPMVDLRLFAIPSFTWNSSVLILYFAGMPAMGAVVAVYVQQGMGHSALVAGLVTLPAAMLVMLLSAQVGRRVERLGPRMMVVGTAAAVGSAAALMGAALLMGTPLASVWWIVAGMTINGVAQALIIPSAQTLSMQEVPEHVAGASGGVTQTAQRIVTAIGMAGVTGVYYAVADGQDERSGLLIAALVLTALMSTALVAAVFAARRASKR, from the coding sequence GTGACTCAACCAGCAGCGGCGCCGGACAGGCGGGTGCTGGCGGCGCTGATGCTGCCGATGTTCGCCTCCCTGCTGAGCATCTCCTCGGTCATGGTCGCCCTGCCCGCGATCGAGGCGGGCCTGGGCGCCAGTTCCTCCGACCTGCAGTGGGTGCTCTCCGGGTACGCTCTCGCCTTCGGCGTCGGGATGGTTCCCGCCGGCCGGGCCGGGGACCTGTGGGGCCGGCGCCGGATGTTCCTCATCGGTGCTGGGCTGTTCGGCCTGGCCTCTCTCGGCGCGGCGCTGGCACCCACCCCCACCGTCCTGAACCTGATGCGGTTCGCCATGGGCTTCGGATCCTCCCTGCTGGTCCCTCAGGTCATCGGGATGATTCAGCGGCTCTTCACAGGCTCCGCCCGGGGGCGAGCATACGGGATGATGAGCACCGTCATCGGACTGGGCCTGGCACTCGGCCCACTCATCGCCGGAGTGCTTCTTGAGCTCGGGGAGGACCGCTTCGCCTGGCGGCTGGTGATGGCGGTCAACGTGCCCGTGGTCGCGGTCGCCCTCGTGCTCGCCTACCTGTGGCTGCCCGTCCCCAAGGACGACATCACCCCGCCGGAGCCCGGGCAGCCGCGCGGTCTGGCACGCCTGGACCCCCTGGGGGCAGTCCTGCTCACCACGGCGATCCTGCTCATCCTGCTGCCCGTCATCCAGTTCCAGAACCTGGTCGGGGCCGCGCTCGCCGTGGCCGGGCTGGTGCTGCTGGGGCTCTGGGTGCTCTGGGAGCGCAGCCTGGGACGGCGGAGCCCCGGTGCTCCCATGGTGGATCTGCGGCTGTTCGCCATCCCCAGCTTCACCTGGAACTCGTCCGTGCTGATCCTCTACTTCGCCGGGATGCCGGCGATGGGCGCCGTCGTCGCCGTCTACGTGCAGCAGGGGATGGGCCACAGCGCGCTCGTCGCCGGTCTCGTCACCCTGCCGGCCGCGATGCTGGTGATGCTGCTCTCCGCCCAGGTGGGCCGACGGGTGGAGCGGCTCGGCCCCCGCATGATGGTGGTCGGCACCGCGGCAGCGGTCGGCTCGGCCGCTGCACTGATGGGTGCCGCCCTGCTGATGGGCACTCCGCTGGCCTCTGTCTGGTGGATCGTTGCGGGAATGACCATCAACGGCGTCGCACAGGCGCTCATCATTCCCTCTGCTCAGACACTGTCCATGCAGGAGGTCCCCGAACATGTTGCCGGCGCCTCAGGCGGGGTGACCCAGACTGCCCAGCGCATCGTCACAGCCATCGGCATGGCAGGGGTGACAGGCGTCTACTACGCGGTCGCCGACGGCCAGGACGAGAGGAGCGGGCTTCTGATCGCCGCCCTCGTCCTCACCGCACTGATGAGCACAGCCCTCGTGGCCGCAGTGTTCGCCGCCCGCCGCGCCTCAAAGAGATAG
- the sdhC gene encoding succinate dehydrogenase, cytochrome b556 subunit, with protein sequence MAKRGTLYKGREGMWSWVGHRITGVGIFFFLLVHVLDTSLVRVSPEAYNAVIGAYKHPIMIFGEIGLVGAIVFHAFNGLRVILVDFWKQGTRYHKQMLYAVLVLWFVTMAAFSARHLMIFFGGE encoded by the coding sequence CTGGCGAAGCGGGGCACCCTCTATAAGGGGCGTGAGGGGATGTGGTCCTGGGTCGGGCACCGCATCACCGGCGTCGGCATCTTCTTCTTCCTGCTGGTCCACGTGCTCGACACCTCCCTGGTGCGAGTCTCGCCTGAGGCCTACAACGCAGTGATCGGTGCTTACAAGCACCCGATCATGATCTTCGGCGAGATCGGGCTGGTCGGCGCGATCGTCTTCCACGCCTTCAACGGTCTGCGCGTGATCCTCGTCGACTTCTGGAAGCAGGGCACGCGCTACCACAAGCAGATGCTGTACGCAGTGCTCGTCCTCTGGTTCGTGACCATGGCGGCCTTCTCCGCCCGTCACCTGATGATCTTCTTCGGTGGGGAGTGA
- a CDS encoding ABC transporter ATP-binding protein, translated as MPETVSPTPAITADQLVKRYGDFTAVDGITFQVAGGEAFGLLGPNGAGKSTTMRMIAAVASRTSGAMEVAGLDPQQEGPRVRARLGVIPQQDNLDEELTVRENIIMYGRFFGLPRKHLASKADELLEFAQLTHKAESRVEDLSGGMKRRLTIARALVNDPDILLLDEPTTGLDPQARHVLWDRLFRLKETGTTLVLTTHHMEEAEQLCERLIVVDHGRIMAEGSPKELIREHSTREVLELRFGMDRNREIAAELEPVLVAADIGHRHIEVLPDRLLVYAADAESALERIHSTGHRPVTSLVRRSSLEDVFLRLTGRTLID; from the coding sequence GTGCCTGAGACCGTATCCCCCACGCCTGCTATCACCGCCGACCAGCTGGTGAAGCGCTACGGCGACTTCACCGCCGTAGACGGCATCACCTTCCAGGTCGCCGGCGGCGAGGCCTTCGGGCTGCTGGGCCCCAACGGGGCCGGCAAATCCACCACCATGCGGATGATCGCAGCCGTCGCCTCCCGCACCTCCGGAGCCATGGAGGTCGCAGGACTGGACCCGCAGCAGGAGGGCCCCCGGGTCCGGGCGCGGCTCGGAGTGATCCCCCAGCAGGACAACCTGGACGAGGAGCTCACCGTCCGGGAGAACATCATCATGTACGGCAGATTCTTCGGCCTGCCGCGGAAGCACCTGGCCTCCAAGGCCGACGAGCTGCTCGAGTTCGCCCAGCTGACCCATAAGGCCGAATCCCGGGTGGAGGACCTCTCCGGCGGAATGAAACGGCGCCTCACCATCGCCCGGGCCCTCGTCAACGATCCCGACATCCTCCTGCTCGACGAGCCCACCACCGGCCTGGATCCCCAAGCACGGCACGTGCTCTGGGACCGGCTGTTCCGGCTCAAGGAGACCGGCACCACCCTGGTGCTGACCACCCACCACATGGAAGAGGCCGAGCAGCTCTGCGAGCGGCTCATCGTCGTCGACCACGGCAGGATCATGGCTGAAGGCTCCCCGAAGGAACTCATCCGCGAGCACTCCACCCGCGAGGTGCTCGAGCTTCGCTTCGGCATGGACCGCAACCGGGAGATCGCCGCCGAGCTGGAGCCGGTCCTGGTGGCCGCCGACATCGGCCACCGCCACATCGAAGTCCTGCCTGACCGCCTCCTCGTCTACGCCGCCGACGCCGAATCCGCCCTGGAGCGCATCCACAGCACCGGGCACAGGCCGGTGACCTCCCTGGTCCGGCGCTCCTCCCTGGAGGACGTGTTCCTGCGCCTGACAGGACGGACTCTGATCGATTGA
- a CDS encoding ABC transporter ATP-binding protein, with product MTHTTAEMPPDSRAEPVLETENLVKVYGRGETRFDALKGLTFGISQGESVAIVGKSGSGKSTLMHLLALLDQPTAGVVALDGTPVSGLKAKEVSALRNKTFGFVFQQFFLNPNQTVLENVTLPLKIAGVGKAERNERGMRALEQLDMGAKAKNKATALSGGQKQRVCIARALINSPSVLFADEPTGNLDSSTGEVVEEILFGLHRDYGITLVVVTHDEDLAAKCQRRLMMQDGEIVREETGSSPEGATA from the coding sequence ATGACGCACACCACTGCAGAAATGCCCCCGGACAGCCGGGCTGAACCGGTGCTGGAGACCGAGAACCTGGTGAAGGTCTACGGCCGCGGCGAGACCCGCTTCGATGCGCTGAAGGGCCTGACCTTCGGCATCAGCCAGGGCGAGTCGGTCGCGATCGTCGGCAAGTCCGGCTCCGGCAAGTCCACCCTCATGCACCTGCTGGCCCTGCTGGACCAGCCCACCGCCGGCGTCGTCGCCCTTGACGGCACGCCGGTCAGCGGGCTGAAGGCCAAGGAGGTCTCCGCACTGCGGAACAAGACCTTCGGGTTCGTGTTCCAGCAGTTCTTCCTCAACCCCAATCAGACGGTGCTGGAGAACGTCACCCTGCCGCTGAAGATCGCCGGGGTGGGCAAGGCCGAGCGCAACGAGCGGGGCATGCGGGCACTGGAGCAGCTGGACATGGGCGCCAAGGCGAAGAACAAGGCGACGGCGCTCTCCGGCGGGCAGAAGCAGAGGGTCTGCATCGCCAGGGCCCTGATCAACAGCCCCAGCGTGCTGTTCGCCGACGAGCCCACCGGAAACCTGGACTCCAGCACGGGCGAGGTGGTCGAGGAGATCCTCTTCGGCCTGCACCGCGACTACGGCATCACTCTGGTGGTGGTCACCCATGATGAGGACCTGGCCGCCAAGTGTCAGCGCCGGCTGATGATGCAGGACGGCGAGATCGTCCGCGAGGAGACCGGCTCGAGCCCGGAGGGGGCCACCGCATGA
- a CDS encoding YihY/virulence factor BrkB family protein: protein MASGESEQHQHPPASTLLQAARKRVSKLDEREEAVPKTDPIDLEALKKDELRARSAYIRTRRESGPLPRAAAYALWKSSRLARTRLVRTLNLFFFHYGTVMAAGAAYMMFFSIAAVLFAGFGIVGLIIGRNEEYQELILRGVGNAVPGVIDTGAGGLFTPAELFDTTGLNLAVTISLAAAVVTSLSWMHGLRAGIRSIWDRPLMAENVILVKIRDLGIMIVLVAVVLSSAVLGVISHGFIDEIFDLVGWEAGGAAYWLSRIVSLVIVFGLDMVVAFLLMRVASRLVIPVGALWQSMLIAGVGASLLRLGATEFLSMGGGENPLLDGFGSVLGLFFYFYLFSLVYLLAASWGAVAAAEHAERQWGSAARKP from the coding sequence ATGGCCTCCGGCGAGTCCGAGCAGCACCAGCACCCGCCTGCCTCCACGCTGCTGCAGGCAGCCCGGAAGAGGGTCTCCAAGCTCGATGAGAGGGAGGAGGCCGTCCCCAAGACCGACCCGATCGACCTGGAGGCGCTGAAGAAGGACGAGCTTCGCGCCCGCAGCGCCTACATCAGGACGCGCCGGGAGTCGGGGCCGCTGCCCCGAGCCGCCGCCTACGCGCTGTGGAAGAGCTCCCGCCTGGCGCGGACACGGCTCGTCCGGACGCTGAACCTGTTCTTCTTCCACTACGGCACCGTGATGGCTGCCGGTGCTGCGTACATGATGTTCTTCTCGATCGCTGCGGTGCTCTTCGCCGGGTTCGGCATCGTGGGGCTGATCATCGGAAGGAATGAGGAGTACCAGGAGCTCATCCTCCGGGGCGTCGGCAACGCCGTCCCCGGAGTCATCGACACCGGCGCCGGCGGGCTCTTCACCCCGGCGGAGCTCTTCGACACCACGGGGCTCAACCTGGCGGTGACCATCTCCTTGGCCGCGGCTGTGGTCACCTCCCTGTCCTGGATGCACGGGCTGCGCGCCGGAATCCGCAGCATTTGGGATCGCCCTCTGATGGCGGAGAACGTCATCCTGGTGAAGATCCGGGATCTCGGGATCATGATCGTCCTCGTGGCAGTGGTGCTCTCCTCTGCGGTGCTGGGTGTGATCAGCCACGGCTTCATCGATGAGATCTTCGACCTCGTCGGCTGGGAGGCGGGGGGAGCGGCCTACTGGCTCTCGCGGATCGTCTCGCTGGTGATCGTCTTCGGCCTGGACATGGTGGTGGCCTTCCTGCTGATGCGGGTGGCCTCCCGGCTGGTGATTCCGGTGGGGGCGCTGTGGCAGTCGATGCTGATCGCCGGTGTGGGCGCCTCGCTGCTGAGGCTGGGCGCCACAGAGTTTCTGTCCATGGGCGGCGGCGAGAATCCTCTGCTGGACGGCTTCGGCTCGGTGCTCGGGCTGTTCTTCTACTTCTACCTGTTCAGCCTGGTCTACCTGCTCGCTGCCAGCTGGGGCGCGGTCGCCGCGGCGGAACACGCCGAGCGGCAGTGGGGCTCCGCAGCGCGGAAGCCCTAG
- the trpS gene encoding tryptophan--tRNA ligase, with translation MTERVLSGMQPSADSLHLGNYLGALVSWIDLQESCDAFFFIPDMHAVTVAQNPAELTERVRRTAAQYIAAGIDPERSTLFVQSHVPQHAQLAWVMICQTGMGEAGRMTQFKDKSAKSGSEHAGVGLFTYPMLQAADILLYQPHSVPVGEDQKQHVELTRNLAQRFNHRYGETFRVPELTVPQAGARIYDLQSPTAKMSKSAESPNGLLNLMDTDKRMAKKIRSAVTDDGAEIRFDREAKPGVSNLLSIHSALSGKSFEQLEDEFAGKMYGHLKVDLAEIVVERLGPVRDRALELLDDPAELDALLARGAQKARAAAEPVLADVYQKLGFLPAAA, from the coding sequence GTGACTGAGCGCGTACTCTCCGGGATGCAGCCTTCGGCCGACTCCCTCCATCTGGGCAACTACCTGGGGGCGCTGGTCAGCTGGATCGACCTCCAGGAGTCCTGCGACGCCTTCTTCTTCATCCCTGACATGCACGCCGTCACTGTGGCTCAGAACCCTGCCGAGCTGACCGAACGGGTGCGCCGGACCGCCGCGCAGTACATCGCCGCCGGGATCGATCCGGAGCGGTCCACCCTGTTCGTGCAGTCCCACGTGCCGCAGCACGCCCAGCTGGCCTGGGTGATGATCTGCCAGACCGGCATGGGCGAGGCCGGCCGGATGACCCAGTTCAAGGACAAGTCCGCCAAGTCTGGGAGCGAGCATGCCGGCGTCGGCCTCTTCACCTACCCGATGCTCCAGGCTGCCGACATCCTCCTCTACCAGCCGCACTCGGTGCCGGTGGGTGAGGACCAGAAGCAGCACGTGGAGCTCACCCGCAACCTCGCCCAGCGGTTCAACCACCGGTACGGGGAGACCTTCAGGGTGCCCGAGCTGACCGTGCCGCAGGCGGGGGCGCGGATCTACGACCTGCAGAGCCCCACCGCCAAGATGTCCAAGTCCGCGGAGTCGCCCAACGGACTGCTGAACCTGATGGACACAGACAAGAGGATGGCCAAGAAGATCAGGTCCGCGGTCACCGATGATGGCGCTGAGATCCGCTTCGACCGTGAGGCCAAGCCCGGGGTGTCCAACCTGCTGAGCATCCACTCCGCGCTCTCCGGCAAGTCCTTCGAGCAGCTCGAGGATGAGTTCGCCGGGAAGATGTACGGCCATCTGAAGGTGGACCTCGCCGAGATCGTCGTGGAGCGGCTCGGCCCAGTGCGTGATCGGGCTCTGGAGCTGCTGGATGACCCCGCTGAGCTGGACGCCCTCCTCGCCCGAGGGGCGCAGAAGGCGCGTGCCGCGGCCGAGCCGGTGCTCGCCGACGTCTACCAGAAGCTCGGGTTCCTGCCCGCCGCTGCCTGA
- a CDS encoding ABC transporter permease, whose amino-acid sequence MSAPLTETGRSTTPKAAGKDRLARAAATRGVLHMAERTLRSMRAYAGVILFASIANPIIYIAAMGLGLGVLIGEGTSFAEYGAESYLMYIAPAILASTLVMSGAIEMTFPVMEGFKWRRTYYAAQATPLTPRQIAAGHILAVCVRFLIHSSVFLTVMLLFGVISSPWAFLQIITASMGGLALGLPIMAYVAALRDDRGRIALIQRFVVMPLFLFSGTFYPLTNLPLGLQVLGWLSPIWHANELGRVLSFGQPTPAWLIGVHVGYLLLVIVAGWLIVQRIYTARLGYAEWRGRVPGARAEAKRKAKLSAQERRQDISDGAMPSVVVRTGFASNLYSGNIRAVFERGLSAIRSGRKLIFFAGFLEPVLFLTSFGLGVSPMLDDGFEVSGETVAYAAFIAPALLAVSAMNGAVFDSTVNVFFKLRLTKLYRTMMATSLGPLDLALGEILLALLRGGIYAAGFLAVLLSAGLVDPAAAVLMLAAALLIALGFASAGMAITTFMTRFQQLDWLMVLMLPMFLFSATLFPIEVYPEVAQRIIQVLPLWHGVELMRHIAFWDFSLMSLVHIGYYLVMVAVGMTVTTYRMRRLFLR is encoded by the coding sequence TTGAGCGCCCCGCTGACTGAGACAGGCCGCAGCACGACGCCGAAGGCTGCGGGCAAGGACAGGCTCGCCCGGGCAGCGGCGACCCGCGGGGTGCTGCACATGGCCGAGCGGACGCTGCGGTCCATGCGCGCCTACGCCGGCGTGATCCTCTTCGCCTCCATCGCCAACCCGATCATCTACATCGCCGCGATGGGGCTGGGCCTCGGCGTGCTGATCGGAGAGGGCACCAGCTTCGCCGAATACGGCGCCGAGTCCTACCTGATGTACATCGCCCCCGCGATCCTCGCCTCCACCCTGGTGATGTCCGGGGCCATCGAAATGACCTTCCCGGTGATGGAGGGGTTCAAATGGCGGCGGACCTACTACGCCGCCCAGGCCACACCGCTGACGCCCCGGCAGATCGCCGCCGGGCACATCCTCGCAGTCTGCGTGCGATTCCTCATTCATTCCTCCGTCTTCCTGACGGTGATGCTGCTCTTCGGGGTGATCTCCTCCCCATGGGCGTTCCTGCAGATCATCACCGCTTCCATGGGCGGGCTGGCCCTGGGCCTGCCGATCATGGCCTATGTGGCCGCGCTGCGCGACGACCGCGGACGGATCGCGCTCATTCAGCGGTTCGTCGTGATGCCGCTGTTCCTGTTCTCCGGGACCTTCTACCCGCTGACCAACCTGCCCCTGGGCCTGCAGGTCCTCGGCTGGCTCTCCCCCATCTGGCACGCCAACGAGCTGGGCCGGGTCCTGTCCTTCGGCCAGCCCACCCCGGCCTGGCTGATCGGTGTGCACGTGGGGTACCTGCTGCTGGTGATCGTGGCGGGATGGCTAATCGTCCAACGGATCTACACAGCCCGTCTGGGCTACGCCGAATGGCGCGGCCGGGTCCCCGGTGCCCGCGCGGAGGCCAAGCGGAAAGCCAAGCTGTCCGCGCAGGAGCGGCGGCAGGACATCTCCGACGGGGCGATGCCCAGCGTGGTCGTCCGCACCGGTTTCGCCTCCAACCTCTATTCGGGAAACATCCGGGCGGTCTTCGAGCGAGGCCTGTCCGCAATCCGCAGCGGACGGAAGCTGATCTTCTTCGCCGGATTCCTGGAGCCGGTGCTGTTCCTGACATCCTTCGGCCTCGGCGTCTCCCCTATGCTCGACGACGGGTTCGAGGTCAGCGGGGAGACCGTCGCCTACGCCGCGTTCATCGCCCCGGCCCTGCTGGCCGTCTCAGCGATGAACGGCGCCGTGTTCGACTCCACGGTGAACGTGTTCTTCAAGCTGCGGCTCACCAAGCTTTACCGGACCATGATGGCCACCTCCCTCGGCCCGCTGGACCTGGCGCTGGGAGAGATCCTGCTGGCTCTGCTCCGCGGCGGCATCTACGCCGCAGGGTTCCTGGCGGTGCTGCTGAGCGCCGGATTGGTCGACCCTGCCGCCGCTGTGCTGATGCTGGCCGCCGCGCTGCTGATCGCCCTCGGGTTCGCCTCCGCAGGAATGGCCATCACCACCTTCATGACCCGGTTCCAGCAGCTCGACTGGCTGATGGTCCTGATGCTGCCGATGTTCCTATTCTCCGCGACCCTCTTCCCCATCGAGGTCTATCCGGAGGTCGCGCAGCGCATCATTCAGGTGCTGCCGCTGTGGCACGGGGTGGAGCTGATGCGCCACATCGCGTTCTGGGACTTCAGCCTGATGAGCCTGGTGCACATCGGCTACTACCTGGTGATGGTCGCCGTAGGGATGACCGTGACGACCTACCGGATGCGCCGGCTCTTTCTGCGCTAG
- a CDS encoding exodeoxyribonuclease III yields MSQAAALADGPHVITDSKADGHLRIGSVNVNGIRAAERKGMGEWLALREIDILALQEVRADGETLTGLIRRMAEQAGEQDPASAWHVHEHEAAQKGRAGVAIISRRAPVATRAGIGEGRPEDDGRWIEADYELAGGSILTVVSVYVHSGEVGTERQDHKMRFLQHMLEYLPKLAERTDHILVLGDLNVGHTELDIKNWKGNRKNSGFLPEERAYFDRFFGDAGYVDVARRLAGEVEGPYTWWSYRGKAFDNDTGWRIDYQMATPALAQKAISARVDRAADYSLRWSDHAPLIVDYKELL; encoded by the coding sequence ATGAGCCAAGCCGCCGCACTGGCTGATGGCCCCCATGTGATCACCGACTCCAAGGCGGACGGGCACCTGCGGATCGGCAGCGTGAACGTCAACGGAATCCGTGCCGCTGAGCGCAAGGGGATGGGGGAGTGGCTCGCCCTGCGCGAGATCGACATCCTCGCCCTCCAGGAGGTCCGCGCCGACGGGGAGACTCTCACCGGACTGATCCGCAGGATGGCGGAGCAGGCCGGTGAGCAGGACCCGGCCTCCGCATGGCATGTCCACGAGCACGAGGCTGCCCAGAAGGGGCGTGCCGGGGTGGCGATCATCTCCCGCCGAGCACCGGTTGCCACCCGGGCGGGGATCGGCGAGGGACGCCCGGAGGACGACGGCCGCTGGATCGAGGCCGACTATGAGCTCGCCGGCGGCAGCATCCTGACGGTGGTGAGCGTCTACGTGCACTCCGGCGAGGTGGGCACTGAGCGGCAGGACCACAAGATGCGGTTCCTGCAGCACATGCTTGAGTACCTGCCGAAGCTTGCTGAGCGCACCGATCACATCCTCGTTCTCGGGGACCTCAACGTGGGTCACACCGAGCTCGACATCAAGAACTGGAAGGGCAACCGAAAGAACTCCGGCTTCCTTCCGGAGGAGCGCGCCTACTTCGACCGGTTCTTCGGCGACGCCGGGTACGTGGACGTCGCCCGCAGGCTTGCCGGTGAGGTTGAGGGGCCCTACACCTGGTGGTCCTACCGCGGGAAGGCCTTCGACAATGACACCGGCTGGCGCATCGACTACCAGATGGCGACTCCGGCCCTGGCGCAGAAGGCCATCAGTGCCAGGGTGGACCGTGCCGCGGACTACTCGCTGCGCTGGTCCGACCACGCCCCCCTGATCGTCGACTATAAGGAACTGCTGTGA
- a CDS encoding ABC transporter permease: MKSFDLIRSAFGNTLRSKMRTALTVIAIVIGAFTLTLTSGLGAGINHTLDRIVSGFGEDDSIYVIPAMEVDAEEQDGPAEYDPDAVTDAGYGSGMLTEDDVDFIEGLEGVTGVDASIAADTDYLETEDGEQYQLQLDDALNAPLAELAAGETPDSEEMEITLPEDWLTIFDAETAEEVLGETVMIGASSAVGEQSSVEAEIVGVTHGSLAGVGFTPIPSVELTEQLAEINSEGYEGTQPEGYMMVAVQLSDLEAYEEDIKDALQDEGLMGLTVEDQIAMFETVIDAVTWVLSAFALIALLAASFGIVNTLLMSVQERTREIGLMKALGMSSGRVFGLFSLEAVVIGLMGSVIGILSGLVVGFALDAALTGGEDAPLGDFAELSLFGLNPAALGGIFALIVAIAFLAGTLPAMRAARKDPIEALRYE, encoded by the coding sequence ATGAAGAGCTTCGACCTGATCAGATCCGCGTTCGGCAACACCCTGCGCTCCAAGATGCGCACCGCGCTGACGGTCATCGCGATCGTCATCGGCGCCTTCACCCTCACTCTCACCTCCGGGCTGGGGGCGGGCATCAACCACACCCTGGACCGGATCGTCTCCGGCTTCGGCGAGGATGATTCCATCTACGTCATCCCAGCCATGGAGGTGGACGCCGAGGAGCAGGACGGCCCCGCGGAGTACGACCCCGATGCCGTCACCGACGCCGGATACGGCAGCGGGATGCTCACTGAGGACGATGTGGACTTCATCGAGGGCCTCGAGGGGGTCACCGGCGTGGATGCCTCCATCGCTGCCGACACCGACTATCTCGAGACTGAGGACGGCGAGCAGTACCAGCTGCAGCTCGACGACGCCCTCAACGCCCCGCTGGCTGAGCTCGCCGCCGGAGAGACTCCGGATTCGGAGGAGATGGAGATCACCCTGCCGGAGGACTGGCTGACGATCTTCGACGCCGAGACCGCTGAGGAGGTCCTCGGCGAGACGGTGATGATCGGCGCCAGCAGCGCCGTCGGCGAGCAGTCCTCGGTGGAGGCAGAGATCGTCGGCGTCACCCACGGATCCCTTGCCGGGGTCGGGTTCACACCCATTCCCTCGGTGGAGCTGACCGAGCAGCTCGCTGAGATCAACTCCGAGGGGTACGAGGGCACACAGCCTGAGGGCTACATGATGGTCGCAGTGCAGCTCTCCGACTTGGAGGCCTATGAGGAGGACATCAAGGACGCGCTGCAGGATGAGGGCCTCATGGGCCTGACGGTGGAGGACCAGATCGCTATGTTCGAGACCGTCATCGACGCGGTCACCTGGGTGCTCTCAGCCTTTGCCCTCATCGCCCTGCTGGCAGCGAGCTTCGGCATCGTCAACACCCTGCTGATGAGCGTGCAGGAGCGCACCCGTGAGATCGGGCTGATGAAGGCTCTGGGCATGTCCTCGGGCCGGGTATTCGGGCTCTTCTCCTTGGAGGCAGTGGTGATCGGGCTGATGGGATCGGTGATCGGCATCCTCTCCGGGCTGGTGGTCGGGTTCGCGCTCGACGCCGCGCTCACCGGGGGTGAGGACGCGCCCCTGGGCGACTTCGCCGAGCTCAGCCTCTTCGGGCTGAACCCGGCGGCGCTGGGGGGGATCTTCGCCCTGATCGTAGCGATCGCGTTCCTCGCCGGGACGCTGCCCGCCATGCGGGCCGCCCGAAAGGACCCCATCGAAGCCCTTCGGTACGAGTAG